In Aquila chrysaetos chrysaetos chromosome 10, bAquChr1.4, whole genome shotgun sequence, the following proteins share a genomic window:
- the WSB1 gene encoding WD repeat and SOCS box-containing protein 1 gives MASFPLSVNEKLIARSRTVGELLAPTSPFDKKCGRENWTVAFAPDGSYFAWSQGHRIVKLVPWSQCLNNFLLHGTKNVANSISTRLPRQNSDSGQKNKPCEHIIDCGDIVWSLAFGSSVPEKQSRCVNIEWHRFKFGQDQLLLATGLNNGRIKIWDVYTGKLLLNLMDHTEVVRDLTFAPDGSLILVSASRDKTLRVWDLKDDGNMMKVLRGHQNWVYGCAFSPDSSILCSVGASKAVFLWDMDKYSMIRKLEGHHNDVVACEFSPDGALLATASYDTRVYVWDPHIGVILMEFGHLFPPPTPIFAGGANDRWVRSVSFSHDGLHIASLADDKMVRFWRIDEEYPVQVAPLNNGLCCTFSTDGSVLAAGTQDGSVYFWATPRQVSSLQHLCRMAIRRVMPTSQVKNLPIPSKVVEFLCYQI, from the exons cacGATCACGCACTGTAGGAGAACTCTTAGCCCCAACTTCTCCTTTTGACAAGAAGTGTGGGCGTGAAAACTGGACTGTTGCATTTGCTCCCGATGGATCATACTTTGCTTGGTCACAAGGGCATCGCATAGTGAAGCTCGTCCCCTGGTCTCAGTGCCTTAATAACTT cttgTTGCATGGCACAAAGAATGTTGCAAATTCTATCAGTACAAGACTTCCGAGGCAGAATAGTGACAGCGGTCAGAAAAATAAGCCTTGTGAACATATAATAGACTGTGGTGATATCGTCTGGAGTCTTGCTTTTGGGTCTTCAGTGCCTGAGAAGCAAAGCCGCTGTGTCAATATAGAATGGCACCGTTTCAAATTTGGGCAAGACCAGCTTCTACTTGCAACAGGCTTGAACAATGGGCGCATCAAGATATGGGATGTATATACAG GAAAACTCCTCCTTAACCTGATGGACCATACAGAAGTTGTTAGAGATTTAACCTTTGCCCCAGATGGCAGCCTGATTTTAGTGTCTGCGTCCAGAGACAAAACACTGAGAGTGTGGGACCTGAAAGATGATG gaaatatgATGAAAGTGTTGAGAGGACATCAGAACTGGGTATACGGTTGTGCATTCTCTCCAGACTCTTCTATTCTCTGTTCTGTTGGAGCTAGTAAAGCA GTTTTTCTCTGGGATATGGATAAATACTCCATGATACGGAAACTTGAAGGACATCACAATGATGTTGTAGCTTGTGAGTTTTCTCCTGATGGAGCTTTACTGGCTACTGCATCTTACGATACTCGAGTCTATGTCTGGGATCCACATATTGGAGTTATTCTTATGGAATTTGG GCATCTGTTTCCCCCTCCTACTCCAATATTTGCTGGAGGTGCAAATGACCGATGGGTCAGATCAGTATCTTTTAGTCACGATGGACTACATATTGCAAGCCTTGCTGATGATAA aaTGGTAAGATTCTGGAGAATTGATGAAGAATACCCTGTACAAGTTGCACCTCTGAACAATGGGCTCTGCTGTACTTTTTCTACTGATGGCAGTGTTCTAGCTGCAGG gACACAGGATGGCAGCGTGTACTTCTGGGCAACGCCAAGACAAGTTTCCAGTCTCCAACATCTGTGTCGCATGGCAATTCGAAGAGTGATGCCCACCAGCCAAGTCAAGAACTTGCCTATCCCATCAAAAGTGGTGGAGTTCCTTTGTTACcagatttga